The genomic segment TCTTCTTGCAAGGTACAAGAACCGGCCACCAATGGGGTTTGACGAACTAGCGGCAGAGGCGGATCAGGTGATCCAGCTCAGCAAGGACCAGACTGGAGAAGTGGAGTACCCTGTAAAGTGGGTGTGTTCATGATGTATAATGACATCACTTCTCAACACTAGGATAGCAAAATTCTCATCAGTACAAAGTTTGTTGATGCACTTCTCCCGTAACTATGGAGATGACACAACCATCATCTACTACATTGGTTTCCAAGGAGACTACAAAGAGGTTCTTATGTTTGTTATTGTCCTTGTTCATAGTGTTTGGTCCCTTGTACACTACCattgtgttatgtgtgtgtattaCTGTACATTCCCAGTGGAGGTTCATCATCGTCCATCTTGTGATCTGAAACACAATACAAATACTCTACATGCTATTGGGGTTTGTCAAATGAAGccataaaacaaaattttacacAACACTGAATTTCACCCTTAGTTCTTAGGAATTACACATCAAAACAACCCAAAACATTATCTATATCCTTTTAGCAGCCTTAGCTTGGTTGAACTGGTCGATTGAAAAATCTCCTCAACAGCCATTTTCCCTTTCcctatacaaaatacatgtattttacacaatAATACCAAACACAAAAGTACAAGCATTAGCACTCATAACCTCTACAGCACAATATACAACAAAATAAAGCCCTTGATTTGCTCTATAAAATGCCACCCAAACTTTTGTTGTAatgttaccatagcaacattTATTCACTGTTGATTACACCATAATATGTGTTCCATACAAAACTCCATTGAAGAATTTAATTACTCAGGTGAACAAACCCCAAAAGTACAACTTGTTACCCTCGACCAAATTAGCCAAACTTGGTATCATTCAATGTGTTGGAGCTTACTGATTAAAATATAAATGGTTATTCCCTTTGTCTCAGCACactctattatatatatatgtgaccgtctcagcaaaaacccgacttgttcacacaagcatgcgtattgagaaaatcgaaatttaaaaataatttgtaaaattacgcatgctaccacaaaaaaaaactacactAGTTTTAATCGGGCCAGTACtagaagaaggaagactcaaatcgattaaaattatataccatcttattcgcctgttcatggagagttcaaaaatctttgttttgtttctctagctccaacgggatgtgtgtcacatgcatttgtttacaatacagtaaacgtaaacaagattgtcatcgtttcttcaaccaaaccgccttcatatccatatgcgcaattatttacagggctaatactataccttggctgatgtgctgatccatggtgaaggttttaagccaaattgcaacgttgtagactaatccaaacggaagttatggctgcgaatgtaagtgcttgtagtttattttcagtataatcGCTGTACAAATTCATTAccttactcttcctactgtctatcactataattCCAGAACTACACactacagaaggctgaaactttggtggtccattccttggacactgctgatattgctgagtgaataaaaaatttttatcaattgtgcgaacaagtcgggtttttgctgagacggtcacatatactacatGAATCACCTGGCATCAAGGAATACGATGAACCATATCCCATCTCCGTAAACCATAGTATGCAGAAGTTGTGGCACCGTGTTTATAAGACAGTGTTATAACAAAACGTAAAACGTAATCATGAAGCCCTACAAATGCATTGCACAGAAATTTTGCCATGTTTTGATATTAATTCATGTCATTATGTGTTACAGAGTCCTTACGAAGATACAAACCTTAGCACAAAGTGTTTCTTTTCTAGCTGCTTAACATCTGGCACCATAAATGGAGTTGTGACACGTCACCTGACAAAATACTCAAGCCATATGCTATGGACATAAATATTTTGTACTGAAAAATATAGGCtctattaactactctattacaacgtagtgattccgtgttacactcatcataattatttattaggcgtatgcgcctaacagatagtatgatttttacaaaaagttttctccaaaacttataagcacatgtgtttaaaaatatggCTGATTTAGTtataacttttttgtagctatACATTAAGATTTAAAATGAGTGTTCACCAACAAGTCATATGCTACCATCAGGGTACGAATATGTCATGAGTTACAACAGAAGAGACTGTAACAGAAATTGTTGCCCAATTGATTACttcttgactgttgtattagaattaATGgctcttctattagagtgttataATATTTTTGTTAGGATAGAACACTATCAAAGAATGGTAAATTCTACATGTGTCGTAGATGACATTGAATGCATTGATAAGTGTACTATCATACAGTGTTCTTTTGTGTGTTGTGATAGTACACGCTTCCACCTTCACTCCATTAGAATTTGATGGCATTGTTCACTAAAATTTGTACCGTCATAACTGGATGCAACATGCAGCTCTATCACATGTGAACGTGATGTGCTCTTACTTCACTAGATGTTCACCACTAAACACTTGTAACACCAGTGTAGCCTGGGGGTAGTAATTATATAACAATTAGTGTACAAAGTTGGTCAGACTATTGTGTAATGACTGTTATATcataattacatcataataactGGGTGGTGGTTGTTGCTAGGCTAATAGACATGAAGTGACCATATGTACATACGAGGCAAGACCCAATCCTGCTGATCACAAAGTGAACGACTTCAACTCTGCCGGAAATATTATATCCTAATTGTCACTGTAAATTGGATGTCTGTAGCACAAATTTATataaaaatattaattattatATGGATATACATTTatgcgtatatatatatatatatattattgtgtgtgtgtgtgtgtgtgtgtgtgtgtgtgtgtgtgtgtgtgtgtgtgtgtgtgtgtgtgtgtgtgtgtgtgtgtgtgtgtgtgtgtgtgttatgctgttacacatgaacacactgcacacacatgtTAGATAATTTAAGATGAGATGTTTGAGTTGAAGTCCCATATCACACTGTCCTGCTGTTCATAGTGGTCCAATAGATCTCTCCACATTAGGTGCTTTCTTATCAAGTGTGCGTTACCTGTTAGAGACAGCAGATTGTAGTAACTGGTAGTGCACAACTAAAATACTGTTCACTACTTCTCGTAACGTTCAGTGTAATTAATTGTGTCCAGTGGCAATGGAGCTACACAGAAACTTGAAGATATTTAAAAAGCTCTGAGATAGTGAGATAGTATTTTTAGACTATTCTCACTGTGTTGTTACAAGTAGCTACTGGCTGTTTAaaatctgactgttctattagagtggttgactgttctattatctCTATACATGCGAGGAGACAGAAACTTgagtacaaaaaaaagtaaaagcTCCAACATTTCCACCGCCTGTATATTGTGTCACAAAAAATATCTTCAGTGTGGAAAGTATATATGTAATCAGTTGTATTATCATTTCAAGTGTACAGTGGAACAACAGATCTTTAAGACCAACCTATTTTTGCTATAATAAAGTGGTTTTTCTCTTTTAGAGGTAAAAGGAGTCAGGACCATACTTTTTGTGCAGTAATTTTTTGTAGGGTTGTGATCTTTAATTTTTGCTACTGTGCATTAAACTTTTGCATATATTAAATGCTAAAAATCTCTACAACTTGATTTGCTGCTAAATAGTTTTACTTTAGTTACATTTCTAGAAACAAAATGTTACTTTCAGCAACTAGACTATTTTACAGCCCTACCTGATATTTGTAGAGATCGTGAAAATTGTAAACTGGAACATTATATATTTACATAAGTGTGCAACCAGAACACTGACTAAGTGGCACACAATGTTGTTCTGCTACTGTAGATAATACCCTAATTACTATATACAGTAAAGTACAGCATTGCTACTGTTCTTGGTGCCTTGTTCTAAATGTATGGACTGATAGAAACAGACCACTTTGACATGAGGACAGAAAGTGGAATTAGCCACACTGCTATACTAGTCCATGTTCTGGCTATCACAACAGCACTAAAACAAAAGGCAGGTCCAATTTGTCATTATGGCCTGTACATTTTGTTCCATTAATGCTGCACTCATGCAAAAGTGTTCTTACCAATTATGCATAAAGCTTCTCGAGCTCTAGTAATGGCTACATTCATCAGGTGTTGATCAGTCACAAATCCCATGTGTTTGTTAACCCAATTGTGAGAAGGATGGGCAGGTATTTCATCCTCTGGTAGTGACCGTACTGTTGTCAAGATGATGACATTGCACTCTCGGCCTGTGATAGTGCATCATCACATGACATCATGTGATCTACCAACCTTGGCTCCCATGTACAGTATTCACTTCTACTTTGTTTGGTAGCAATTCCTTGATGTGATCTTTGTGTGCTCTGTAAGGAGTTAGTACCATTATCTCATCTGGTGAAATGTTACTCCTCTGGAGATGTTCTACAacatatttctgtgaagacacaACAGCAATGATTATACTCTGAAGAGATGACATTTAACTCACCACTACTTTAGCCTCCTTTTCATTGTATTTTGATTCTTCATAACTCCCTTTGGCATCAATTCCAGATATTTCTTCAGATCCCTCAACATGTATAAAAACACATCTCTGATGTTTTGGTCGTGGCCATAGTTTAGAGGGCAACTGTTTTCCCCATTGCCTCTTCAGTACTTCATCAGCTGCTTGTAGTTCTCCATTGTAGAATTGGTTGGATGGGAACTCACAGATGCTCGGGTGCTAGAAATGTAACACAGAATCACACACTACTTCTGTCCATATTTAACTCACCATACGATATTGTGTAGTCAGCGTGACACCATATCTGTTCATGTGCTCATCCTCAAAAAGACGTTGAAACATTGATATCTTCAGGCCGAGGCTATCAGCTATCTTATTCAACACAACTGGCTGCAGCTGCTTGTGGTCCCCAACAAGAATAAACTTCTCAGACAACATCATTGGTAATATTGTCTCTGGTTCAGTACACATGCCACACTCATCGACAACACACTGGTTAATTGGTATCTTACCACCAGTCAGTCTACCACTACCAGCTTCAGCACAAGTACAGAAAATGATCTGAGCTGATTTTAAAACAACTTGTTCTGCGAGTTTACGTAAATTTATgtatttgttagtaagttcttCTACTTCTTGGTAGTTATCTTCTTTTTGAGATAGCTCTTTTATACGGCTATTCAGCTGTTTTTCAAATTCGATAAATTTTTCAATTTCTCGTTGCTGACTTTGAGGGTCTCTTATTTTCTCATGTAAACAATGACCCTTAAGAATCTCTGGTAACATGCTAACATCTTCATCATTTCTGAACAGCACAGATCTAGTAGCATATATTGGTATCACACTTGTCAAGCCTGGATACAGTTTGTCTAGCTCAAGTTTTTCGATTGTGTGACCAAAAGATCTCACTATCTGGATACATGGAAACTTCCTCAACATTTCACCTGTAGAATACAATGACCATATGAAGACATTTCTGTGATACTCACATGCTCCAACATTGACAGCTTTATTAGAAGGGGCACAGTAGATAACTTTTGATGCCATTCCAGGGGACTTGTTTTCATTGTTTTCAACAAATCTCTTCATCAGTTTTACACAAGTTGTGCTCTTGCCTGTACCTGAAATACAAAATACCACACATATACAGGAAATTTAATAACAGAACAGTGAATATGGTTCCAAGGGAAATGgtattattttttaaaattgacTAATATAACTGGCAGAATATCATAACATACAACATATCACAACTATTACAGTATCCCTAATACCTGGAGGTCCTTGGATCAGCAGTAATTTGTTGTTTTCTATCACTGCCTTTTCTACCGCTTCTCTTTGGCCTTCATTCAACATATCATCACCTTTGTGACAAACATATTGTAACATTAGAAACACATAATTGCTGAATAATTATTAACTTTACTTGTACATGCAGCTCTGCACAGTAAAGCATCTTTATTATACAAATGGTTCCAAATAGTGTATGCTCATATAGTAAAAtcttgtgtgttctattagaagagTTTATTAAACTATCCCAATTGGGACCTGCAAATGCAGGAAGTTGGTACCTTTCCATGCACTATACACTGGAACCCTATTTAGTAGTGCAGGTTTTCATTATAGAGAGTTGTCCATATTTTAGTAGCTTCGTATGTGCATACACAAAAATAGTATAAACTGTACAGGGAGACTGAAACTCTGTGAAATGTAGAAAAAATCTcaacccagtggtgacttgatccccagctaAAAAAGTGTATGCCCAAAAATTACAGTATCCCTTTGAGGAGTTCCACTGCATGTGCACACCATAAGTGTTACATACAACCTTCATTATCAATATTGGCTGGATTTATAATAGGAGATGAATATTTCCTGCAGCATATTTGTTCCAGCAGCACTTGCTTAGCAGTAGGAGACCCTTTTTGAAGTTTGCGGAACATTATGTTAATACGCCTGTATGTAAATaaatacatgcatacaataaATTTAAACCACATAGAATACCTAAAAGTCACTTGCAGTGGTATTACTTCTAAGTTGCACAATTTATCAGTGAGAGAAAACCCCTGAGTTGTAGGTAGAACTGTGCTCTCTCTGGGGCACTCTATTTTGGTGGTTTGTTCTCTGCTACCTCCAACTATCTTCCCATGTGCAACCCATGTGACCTTCTTGTCTTTGTCTGATTCCAAGTCAAACTTTCCACTGTTTGGTAACAGTTTACGATATTGAATACACACTAGGTCACCAGTTTCAAATGGTTTTCGGAATTTAATCCTAAAATCTGGAGTAACATCAAACTGTGCTTCATTTCTAGAGGTCCATTCCAAATGCAGCTCCTTGATTATCACTGGAATTCTTTTACTGCCAGTACTGTTAGTGATAGACTCAGCTTCCACTACTGGCTGCCATAACTTGACATAATCGGATAATGTATTGTAGGCATGAAACGGAGGAGAGTTTAGAATTTCAGGAGCATAGCATTCAATGGGATGTTTAACATGCAGCAAGCAACAAGAGAAGGTTTTTGATATGTGGACTAGACTGACTGTTGGATCAACAGAGTAAGACTTTGAATGGGTGGATGAGATTTGGATATCTAGCGTGCTGTTCTCCCTGATGTGTTTAGTGATGGTCAATTTATGGGAGGACTTCTTATCTATTTCTTGCTCAGAATCAATGCATTTTGATGGGCTTATCCCATCAGATGTGGTTTTGATGAGATCTTTTGCTTTTGTGTACTTATCATTGTggagtgcttcaaccactttGGCCAGTGTGTCCACTGGAATTTGCACTAATTCAATCTCTTCTTTTCTCTTGTTTTCTTTCTTACTGGACCTGTTTAATGGAGCTGGGATCATTTCAACATTCCATTTCAGTACTCTGTTCTTGTCACATCTTGTTTGCAAATGTGACAACCTGATTTCACAGATCCTGTCACTGAGAAATTCATGCAGTTGCGGTGACATGTGTAACTCCATCAACTTGTTGGAGACCTGTCCTACATATGCTGTCACTGCAATTGATCCTGCTTGCATCTTGCAGCAGTTAACGACATAGAGTTGGTCTCTCCTCTCAGAAAACTTTCTTTCATCCCATTTGTGAATGCTCATTCTCTGAAGGATTTCAGTGGTTGGAAGTGTAGCATTCTTACCACTGAGAATAGCCCTGTGTAGCAAGATATCTGGGTACCTCCTTAGTGGAGATGTGAAGTGAGAATACACAGTACCAAAATGACTGTGCCGATATTGAGGCACCTGACTATTACTGGTGATCACAGTGTAAAATGCTTTAGTTTGAGACATGCATAACTTCCGATAAGCAACATATAGTTCAGGGAAGTTATCCAGTGAACACAAGATAGTTGCTAACTCACTACAGTCTCTTTTTCCAGCTGATCCAACTATTTTCTCCCAAGTATCATTAGATATTGTTAAAACATCATCTGGTTCCAGGTTGACAGCTGGTACCTCTTCATGTTCGAGCTTAGGGTATTCCTCACTCCCAAGATTGGATTCTGTGTCTTCAATGTTGCCTGGAAAATACTCATCTTCAGATGTTGCATCATCTTCTAACGGCTGCTGCTGATGTTCCCCTGAATTGAATGATTGTAATGCTTCACTGGAAATCATTCTGTTGAACAGTGGGCAACACTTTAGTAAGTGTTGATGGCTACTCAACCACTCGTGTTGCTTGAAGTGTTTTATTGGTTGGTGTACCACCACAGGACCTACCTGCTTATTGATTTTCAACAACTTtgcaggaattgctttgttaCACAAACACATAAACATCTCAACTAGTGAACCACCTTCCAAACTGTACTTGTTACTTGTACCTCGATCAGGCTGGTAAAGGTGACTGTCAGGCCACTGAGATTTTCTCAAAACTGTTGCAATTTTATTCAAAGTTGACAAATCTTTCTTCAGTTTATCAAGCTGTGATGGTGTCAGGCCTTCCACTCCTTTCAAAGTATTTTCCAATAAAAATTTCCCAACTTGTTCTTTGGTGAGCTTGCAGGCAGAACAAACTATACTCTTATGCACCTCTACATCACTAAGTGGAGTAAGCAGACTGTGGTCAGTTTTAGAGAACACAAATTGTGTGGTGACTGCAAGTCGATCTTTACCAGCTTGTAGGCTGCCATGGTTTATGCATATCTCATCTGGTAGCATGAACATTGCTTCTTCCATACCATAAAATGTCCTACCTCTTTGTAAAGCATCTCTGTCCAAAGCTGATCTTGGTTTAATGAAGTAGGATGCATCAGCAATATGAACATTGACAACAAAATTTCCATCTTTATCAAACTCCAAGCTCAATGCATCATCCATCACAACAGTTTCTTCATCATCAATTGTGAATACATTGTTATATCTTCTCCGCTTTCTTATCTCGCTCTGAGGAATTTTCCAGTTCTCTGGAAATTGTTGTCGTGCCTGATTCAATGCTTGTGGAGAAAATGTACCATCAAAGTAGGTCATTGCtggaatataattatacttCAGAATTTTGATTaatgttgctgtcagatctCCTTCAAGGCTAAAGTGCTTTACTGGCACTCCTTTTGGATACACGTGATCTTCCTTCCATGGATGATCAAGTCGCACAAGGTATACATTCTTCAGTACATCTTCATATTTGATTCTTACAGCCGCTTGATTTTGGCTATCTCCTGCAAACACACTAAGCCCACTTTCTCTTTCTAGTTTTTGGCATGTGTCAATTTTGGGATAGTCTGCATCTATAGGGACTAGAAGATTTCTCGTCCATCTGTCAGAAAAACAAATGAAGTATTTTTTTGGGTGCCTATACTCAACAGAAGAAATGTTTGCTACAACTTCTCCTTTCCTTTTCCCAAAATTACTATGACACTTTACTACAACAGTGTCACCTCTTAGTGAGCGATTGAGAGCAGAGGAGTCAGAAAGCCATATATCTTTCTCAGCAGGGTCCAGAACAATTGCATAACCAGATTCAGCTCCTCTTATCACTGTCACCATGTGTTTCTCTGAGTTAGCAGATACTTTAACATATGGACTATGAAGTCCTGATACAACTGCCCTACGACTGCTCACCT from the Dysidea avara chromosome 13, odDysAvar1.4, whole genome shotgun sequence genome contains:
- the LOC136243712 gene encoding 3'-5' exoribonuclease HELZ2-like isoform X2, which translates into the protein MGSIDKCEEALGKNTTVDCESGISCASEAIERFKDDAKLYLLRAKLSFKLLVISKSQGKVDNKRIKNCLGDCEQAIAIIERGLMKGDSTTAKIEALQLGYLCCVKLMNSQRKSEFEHRLKEFGIAMPANTDQIRNKLLRLYPGGQHGSSELQYSLKGTNFTSVDEIPIHLLESISTCYSQKIQACYWCFLTHLPSTRQQLLSMSVASGVCRKCLRQRTRDELIIVIPASNLCEPSVYGKYVGIPPTPKHTDRITSFKYCNKYERTADHTTCLRLTRRGNAWYPHSVEEIVIWTIEYKQGISFEDVYKEYCKAELLPPHPPTNTQQHEDYLYCGYCNVYTANALDLEDHCKQDTHKYAVFADSGRDVLWQFKPPLPEDYISVTMHGVDKIKEWKMRLKRRTRRIEEIPFGLRDQAQAKLDITTGIFGVDTKLECSCMTLSASRVLSARSTETINWTLSIKGNQHHSLRGVRFSEESVFKLTKVFYCSTKKNFPITNNLCCAPDNKPGILLGIVKVCFSAVPNKCDEYNNEILIDVGLQKVLSIPVELKVVTPQLYKLNKCLQSGKLYLNTKSIFSNTTLEIQEMSPSSISLEDKQLIKNFQQQLISSQLYSNDCATLLESDDQTNYYKKLSTLVCLEGDHRQRLVQRISRKEIMAKLTFIRGPPSMEVDLQELGEAEIAECSMLLKFSPSVLLHFCNQKNDKASIWECRKELTEDALLITLPPSFSIPLQYDGMDFSIDFEFIADLTHLAKCYSATISYERRKLSYLLFPSNPLYHSQKGKCITCGPSLKQFNVQLNPQQLTAMEAILLSPSVLPVVIAGPFGTGKTFLLSCAVEYLMKNCQSSCVLVCTLTNSAANVYLEYFYNRILPDSVDILRLVYAQRMITSIPQHIRERYCLFDSTKHCFWYPNESEIKKYRVIVTTLGLAQQLLKLKLTGHFTHIFIDEAAQVTVPEVMMALSLASNTTKVALAGDRMQTTPLVYSPLAKEYDLHRSPLEQVYAEYSHTQDSGNQILLTQNYRTHGDILKLPSKFFYRGKLRSCDTIEKHPTISPLLFLESNDQENYLSEFESYLNTDEAEQVVKFLKETLLPGWPNDLWGEKPNIAILTTEYAQVRYIRSVLKREKMPMIFVDTIRNAQGYEFRVVILSIVRTHISIDKDSIHECSFYTDERALNTAFTRVQSLIITAAHPLSIITRGNMSCRLFWASYLSQSMKDDKCNQLKKQLVKECNVGQIAKHWQLSPEDYEVYSALTKHGEHVSDASNNQGYFDQILEDLEKENVVDDVSTTSSHLAGHHDATEEPQIIQPSQSSTTTVSVSSTSSKPKRTITKSNVPLHELTSNASYQPISSIAGVYSSLTPESRHGSHSTASNRRSIARKFASKREVSSRRAVVSGLHSPYVKVSANSEKHMVTVIRGAESGYAIVLDPAEKDIWLSDSSALNRSLRGDTVVVKCHSNFGKRKGEVVANISSVEYRHPKKYFICFSDRWTRNLLVPIDADYPKIDTCQKLERESGLSVFAGDSQNQAAVRIKYEDVLKNVYLVRLDHPWKEDHVYPKGVPVKHFSLEGDLTATLIKILKYNYIPAMTYFDGTFSPQALNQARQQFPENWKIPQSEIRKRRRYNNVFTIDDEETVVMDDALSLEFDKDGNFVVNVHIADASYFIKPRSALDRDALQRGRTFYGMEEAMFMLPDEICINHGSLQAGKDRLAVTTQFVFSKTDHSLLTPLSDVEVHKSIVCSACKLTKEQVGKFLLENTLKGVEGLTPSQLDKLKKDLSTLNKIATVLRKSQWPDSHLYQPDRGTSNKYSLEGGSLVEMFMCLCNKAIPAKLLKINKQVGPVVVHQPIKHFKQHEWLSSHQHLLKCCPLFNRMISSEALQSFNSGEHQQQPLEDDATSEDEYFPGNIEDTESNLGSEEYPKLEHEEVPAVNLEPDDVLTISNDTWEKIVGSAGKRDCSELATILCSLDNFPELYVAYRKLCMSQTKAFYTVITSNSQVPQYRHSHFGTVYSHFTSPLRRYPDILLHRAILSGKNATLPTTEILQRMSIHKWDERKFSERRDQLYVVNCCKMQAGSIAVTAYVGQVSNKLMELHMSPQLHEFLSDRICEIRLSHLQTRCDKNRVLKWNVEMIPAPLNRSSKKENKRKEEIELVQIPVDTLAKVVEALHNDKYTKAKDLIKTTSDGISPSKCIDSEQEIDKKSSHKLTITKHIRENSTLDIQISSTHSKSYSVDPTVSLVHISKTFSCCLLHVKHPIECYAPEILNSPPFHAYNTLSDYVKLWQPVVEAESITNSTGSKRIPVIIKELHLEWTSRNEAQFDVTPDFRIKFRKPFETGDLVCIQYRKLLPNSGKFDLESDKDKKVTWVAHGKIVGGSREQTTKIECPRESTVLPTTQGFSLTDKLCNLEVIPLQVTFRRINIMFRKLQKGSPTAKQVLLEQICCRKYSSPIINPANIDNEGDDMLNEGQREAVEKAVIENNKLLLIQGPPGTGKSTTCVKLMKRFVENNENKSPGMASKVIYCAPSNKAVNVGACEMLRKFPCIQIVRSFGHTIEKLELDKLYPGLTSVIPIYATRSVLFRNDEDVSMLPEILKGHCLHEKIRDPQSQQREIEKFIEFEKQLNSRIKELSQKEDNYQEVEELTNKYINLRKLAEQVVLKSAQIIFCTCAEAGSGRLTGGKIPINQCVVDECGMCTEPETILPMMLSEKFILVGDHKQLQPVVLNKIADSLGLKISMFQRLFEDEHMNRYGVTLTTQYRMHPSICEFPSNQFYNGELQAADEVLKRQWGKQLPSKLWPRPKHQRCVFIHVEGSEEISGIDAKGSYEESKYNEKEAKVVKYVVEHLQRSNISPDEIMVLTPYRAHKDHIKELLPNKVEVNTVHGSQGRECNVIILTTVRSLPEDEIPAHPSHNWVNKHMGFVTDQHLMNVAITRAREALCIIGNAHLIRKHLMWRDLLDHYEQQDSVIWDFNSNISS
- the LOC136243712 gene encoding 3'-5' exoribonuclease HELZ2-like isoform X1; translated protein: MSSTRKGSIDKCEEALGKNTTVDCESGISCASEAIERFKDDAKLYLLRAKLSFKLLVISKSQGKVDNKRIKNCLGDCEQAIAIIERGLMKGDSTTAKIEALQLGYLCCVKLMNSQRKSEFEHRLKEFGIAMPANTDQIRNKLLRLYPGGQHGSSELQYSLKGTNFTSVDEIPIHLLESISTCYSQKIQACYWCFLTHLPSTRQQLLSMSVASGVCRKCLRQRTRDELIIVIPASNLCEPSVYGKYVGIPPTPKHTDRITSFKYCNKYERTADHTTCLRLTRRGNAWYPHSVEEIVIWTIEYKQGISFEDVYKEYCKAELLPPHPPTNTQQHEDYLYCGYCNVYTANALDLEDHCKQDTHKYAVFADSGRDVLWQFKPPLPEDYISVTMHGVDKIKEWKMRLKRRTRRIEEIPFGLRDQAQAKLDITTGIFGVDTKLECSCMTLSASRVLSARSTETINWTLSIKGNQHHSLRGVRFSEESVFKLTKVFYCSTKKNFPITNNLCCAPDNKPGILLGIVKVCFSAVPNKCDEYNNEILIDVGLQKVLSIPVELKVVTPQLYKLNKCLQSGKLYLNTKSIFSNTTLEIQEMSPSSISLEDKQLIKNFQQQLISSQLYSNDCATLLESDDQTNYYKKLSTLVCLEGDHRQRLVQRISRKEIMAKLTFIRGPPSMEVDLQELGEAEIAECSMLLKFSPSVLLHFCNQKNDKASIWECRKELTEDALLITLPPSFSIPLQYDGMDFSIDFEFIADLTHLAKCYSATISYERRKLSYLLFPSNPLYHSQKGKCITCGPSLKQFNVQLNPQQLTAMEAILLSPSVLPVVIAGPFGTGKTFLLSCAVEYLMKNCQSSCVLVCTLTNSAANVYLEYFYNRILPDSVDILRLVYAQRMITSIPQHIRERYCLFDSTKHCFWYPNESEIKKYRVIVTTLGLAQQLLKLKLTGHFTHIFIDEAAQVTVPEVMMALSLASNTTKVALAGDRMQTTPLVYSPLAKEYDLHRSPLEQVYAEYSHTQDSGNQILLTQNYRTHGDILKLPSKFFYRGKLRSCDTIEKHPTISPLLFLESNDQENYLSEFESYLNTDEAEQVVKFLKETLLPGWPNDLWGEKPNIAILTTEYAQVRYIRSVLKREKMPMIFVDTIRNAQGYEFRVVILSIVRTHISIDKDSIHECSFYTDERALNTAFTRVQSLIITAAHPLSIITRGNMSCRLFWASYLSQSMKDDKCNQLKKQLVKECNVGQIAKHWQLSPEDYEVYSALTKHGEHVSDASNNQGYFDQILEDLEKENVVDDVSTTSSHLAGHHDATEEPQIIQPSQSSTTTVSVSSTSSKPKRTITKSNVPLHELTSNASYQPISSIAGVYSSLTPESRHGSHSTASNRRSIARKFASKREVSSRRAVVSGLHSPYVKVSANSEKHMVTVIRGAESGYAIVLDPAEKDIWLSDSSALNRSLRGDTVVVKCHSNFGKRKGEVVANISSVEYRHPKKYFICFSDRWTRNLLVPIDADYPKIDTCQKLERESGLSVFAGDSQNQAAVRIKYEDVLKNVYLVRLDHPWKEDHVYPKGVPVKHFSLEGDLTATLIKILKYNYIPAMTYFDGTFSPQALNQARQQFPENWKIPQSEIRKRRRYNNVFTIDDEETVVMDDALSLEFDKDGNFVVNVHIADASYFIKPRSALDRDALQRGRTFYGMEEAMFMLPDEICINHGSLQAGKDRLAVTTQFVFSKTDHSLLTPLSDVEVHKSIVCSACKLTKEQVGKFLLENTLKGVEGLTPSQLDKLKKDLSTLNKIATVLRKSQWPDSHLYQPDRGTSNKYSLEGGSLVEMFMCLCNKAIPAKLLKINKQVGPVVVHQPIKHFKQHEWLSSHQHLLKCCPLFNRMISSEALQSFNSGEHQQQPLEDDATSEDEYFPGNIEDTESNLGSEEYPKLEHEEVPAVNLEPDDVLTISNDTWEKIVGSAGKRDCSELATILCSLDNFPELYVAYRKLCMSQTKAFYTVITSNSQVPQYRHSHFGTVYSHFTSPLRRYPDILLHRAILSGKNATLPTTEILQRMSIHKWDERKFSERRDQLYVVNCCKMQAGSIAVTAYVGQVSNKLMELHMSPQLHEFLSDRICEIRLSHLQTRCDKNRVLKWNVEMIPAPLNRSSKKENKRKEEIELVQIPVDTLAKVVEALHNDKYTKAKDLIKTTSDGISPSKCIDSEQEIDKKSSHKLTITKHIRENSTLDIQISSTHSKSYSVDPTVSLVHISKTFSCCLLHVKHPIECYAPEILNSPPFHAYNTLSDYVKLWQPVVEAESITNSTGSKRIPVIIKELHLEWTSRNEAQFDVTPDFRIKFRKPFETGDLVCIQYRKLLPNSGKFDLESDKDKKVTWVAHGKIVGGSREQTTKIECPRESTVLPTTQGFSLTDKLCNLEVIPLQVTFRRINIMFRKLQKGSPTAKQVLLEQICCRKYSSPIINPANIDNEGDDMLNEGQREAVEKAVIENNKLLLIQGPPGTGKSTTCVKLMKRFVENNENKSPGMASKVIYCAPSNKAVNVGACEMLRKFPCIQIVRSFGHTIEKLELDKLYPGLTSVIPIYATRSVLFRNDEDVSMLPEILKGHCLHEKIRDPQSQQREIEKFIEFEKQLNSRIKELSQKEDNYQEVEELTNKYINLRKLAEQVVLKSAQIIFCTCAEAGSGRLTGGKIPINQCVVDECGMCTEPETILPMMLSEKFILVGDHKQLQPVVLNKIADSLGLKISMFQRLFEDEHMNRYGVTLTTQYRMHPSICEFPSNQFYNGELQAADEVLKRQWGKQLPSKLWPRPKHQRCVFIHVEGSEEISGIDAKGSYEESKYNEKEAKVVKYVVEHLQRSNISPDEIMVLTPYRAHKDHIKELLPNKVEVNTVHGSQGRECNVIILTTVRSLPEDEIPAHPSHNWVNKHMGFVTDQHLMNVAITRAREALCIIGNAHLIRKHLMWRDLLDHYEQQDSVIWDFNSNISS